In Leptospira koniambonensis, a single genomic region encodes these proteins:
- a CDS encoding A/G-specific adenine glycosylase yields the protein MPAGLKQKETNLPAYEFDPKTNLKLRNWFLKEKRDLAFRKNRTPYSTWVSEIMLQQTRVAAMLPLYEKFIHRFPKPEVLAIAEEEEVFRYWQGLGYYSRAKNLLAGVQKLVNEFGGKFPKTLEDALSLPGVGPYTARAILSISYNLPFAVLDGNAKRVLSRLALFRESGPKADTALQKIADSFLNLEFPGDHNEAVMELGARICIPKPLCKECPLQNDCLAYQNGVQESIPEMEKKKKEIPLNIRFYILKTKQGILLIRYPERRFFKTIYSLPFSFEGKNPYEADPVLDWNLKPSDLGIKFRHTITHHKIQGFVSETELDQKSEKKILENFRKIRPSIEIKYCNWKNLETEFPSSIAKKIKQTLAKDGAILPGLEN from the coding sequence ATGCCCGCCGGTCTGAAACAAAAGGAAACTAATCTTCCAGCCTACGAATTCGATCCTAAAACGAATTTGAAGCTTAGAAATTGGTTCTTAAAAGAAAAAAGAGATCTGGCATTTCGAAAAAACAGAACTCCTTATTCAACTTGGGTAAGCGAGATTATGTTGCAACAGACAAGAGTTGCAGCAATGCTTCCACTTTACGAAAAGTTTATACATAGATTTCCTAAACCTGAAGTTCTCGCGATCGCGGAAGAAGAGGAAGTATTCCGTTATTGGCAAGGACTTGGTTATTATTCCAGAGCTAAAAATCTTTTAGCTGGTGTCCAAAAACTGGTGAATGAGTTTGGCGGAAAATTTCCCAAAACCTTGGAGGATGCTCTTTCTCTTCCAGGGGTCGGGCCTTATACTGCTCGAGCAATTCTTTCCATTTCTTATAATTTACCTTTTGCTGTTTTAGATGGGAATGCGAAAAGAGTCCTCTCTCGTTTAGCATTGTTCAGAGAGTCTGGCCCTAAGGCAGATACTGCTTTACAAAAGATTGCAGATTCATTTTTGAATTTGGAATTTCCTGGAGATCATAATGAAGCAGTGATGGAACTAGGCGCTCGCATTTGCATTCCAAAACCATTATGTAAAGAATGCCCTCTTCAAAACGATTGCTTGGCCTACCAAAATGGTGTCCAAGAAAGTATTCCAGAAATGGAAAAGAAAAAGAAAGAAATCCCTTTAAATATCCGTTTTTATATTCTAAAAACAAAACAGGGAATACTACTTATTCGTTATCCAGAGAGAAGATTTTTTAAAACGATCTATTCTTTACCATTTTCCTTCGAAGGTAAGAATCCTTATGAAGCGGATCCTGTTTTGGATTGGAATTTAAAACCTTCTGATCTTGGGATCAAATTTAGACATACAATCACTCATCATAAGATCCAAGGTTTTGTTTCTGAAACAGAATTAGATCAAAAATCAGAGAAGAAAATTCTCGAGAATTTTCGGAAAATTCGTCCATCTATAGAGATCAAATATTGCAATTGGAAAAATTTGGAGACTGAGTTTCCTTCTTCCATAGCAAAAAAGATCAAACAAACCTTGGCTAAAGACGGAGCAATTCTGCCAGGTTTAGAAAATTAA
- a CDS encoding UbiD family decarboxylase, with product MNIRSTSEFVKELSKKGELLEIKEEVDPILEIAEIQRRVVAKRGPALLFSNVKGSKFSVATNLYGSENRIKIAFGEDPVKFIQKIAYTAKHLMPPTPKKVWEARSLAWTALKVGLKKVSKAPILDSELQSIEELPALKSWPKDAGRFITLPLVYTESPKTGKGNLGMYRIQFHEPKLTGMHIQIHRGGGFHYSEAEAEGNSLPAHIYVGGPPALTISAVAPLPEEISEFLLASLLLGERLKLLKNKKISPLPIVADADFALIGKIPPRIRRPEGPFGDHYGYYALKHDYPVFEVDKIYARKDAIWPATVVGRPPQEDHWIAEYLQHLLSPMFPIVMPQVKGIWAYEESGVHSLAAAIVKERYKKEAFMGALRILGEGQLSLTKFLIVTDQDVPLMDFKTTFLAALERFQPETDLHIFSNISQDTLDYTGPKVNEGSKAVLLGVGHKTQKLKPKITSNIKNTKFKNPKVYCPGVLVVSGPKYKKGDGVLETLRKEAITQGFLFVFLVDSSEEATKSDHDFIWNVFTRFEPAADIYGDSKVIRNHISFQGPILVDARLKTWYPPVLEEDPKITKQVENRFGRLLDSI from the coding sequence ATGAACATTCGATCCACTTCTGAATTTGTAAAAGAACTTTCTAAAAAAGGAGAACTTTTGGAGATTAAAGAAGAAGTGGACCCTATTTTGGAGATTGCAGAGATCCAAAGAAGAGTAGTCGCTAAACGAGGCCCCGCACTTCTATTCTCGAATGTAAAAGGATCCAAATTTTCCGTAGCTACTAATTTATACGGTTCTGAAAATAGGATCAAGATTGCATTTGGAGAAGATCCAGTAAAGTTCATTCAGAAAATCGCATATACTGCGAAACATCTAATGCCTCCCACTCCTAAAAAAGTCTGGGAAGCAAGATCTCTTGCTTGGACTGCTTTGAAAGTTGGTCTTAAGAAAGTAAGTAAGGCTCCAATTCTGGATTCAGAATTACAGAGTATAGAAGAATTACCTGCTCTAAAATCTTGGCCCAAGGATGCAGGAAGATTTATCACATTACCTTTGGTATATACAGAAAGTCCCAAAACCGGAAAAGGAAATTTGGGAATGTATCGGATCCAATTCCACGAACCTAAACTTACAGGGATGCATATTCAGATCCATAGAGGTGGAGGATTTCATTATTCTGAGGCAGAAGCAGAAGGTAATTCACTTCCAGCGCATATCTATGTAGGAGGTCCGCCTGCACTTACAATTTCTGCAGTGGCACCTTTGCCAGAAGAGATCAGCGAATTTCTTCTCGCCTCACTTTTATTAGGTGAAAGGTTAAAATTACTAAAAAATAAAAAGATAAGCCCTCTTCCAATCGTTGCAGATGCTGATTTTGCATTGATCGGAAAAATTCCTCCGAGAATCAGAAGACCAGAAGGTCCATTCGGAGATCATTACGGATATTATGCTTTAAAACATGATTATCCAGTATTCGAGGTAGATAAAATTTACGCTCGTAAAGATGCGATCTGGCCTGCAACAGTTGTGGGACGTCCTCCTCAAGAAGATCATTGGATCGCAGAATATCTACAACATCTATTATCTCCAATGTTCCCAATCGTAATGCCTCAGGTAAAAGGAATTTGGGCTTATGAAGAATCCGGAGTACATTCTTTAGCGGCTGCAATTGTAAAGGAAAGATACAAAAAAGAAGCATTCATGGGCGCTCTTAGAATTTTGGGAGAAGGACAATTATCTCTCACTAAATTCCTGATCGTGACAGACCAAGATGTTCCTTTGATGGATTTTAAAACTACTTTCCTTGCAGCACTTGAAAGATTTCAACCGGAGACTGATCTGCATATATTCTCTAATATTTCTCAAGACACTTTGGATTATACAGGACCAAAAGTAAATGAAGGCAGTAAGGCTGTTCTACTTGGAGTCGGACATAAAACTCAAAAACTAAAACCTAAGATCACTTCTAATATTAAAAATACTAAATTCAAAAATCCGAAAGTATATTGTCCAGGAGTCTTAGTAGTTTCCGGACCAAAATATAAAAAAGGAGATGGAGTTTTAGAAACACTTCGCAAAGAAGCAATCACCCAAGGATTTTTATTCGTATTCTTAGTTGATAGTTCTGAAGAAGCAACAAAATCGGATCATGATTTTATTTGGAATGTATTCACAAGGTTCGAACCAGCTGCAGATATATATGGAGATTCTAAAGTGATCCGTAACCATATTTCTTTCCAAGGTCCAATCCTTGTGGATGCACGATTAAAAACTTGGTATCCACCTGTACTTGAGGAAGATCCTAAAATCACCAAACAAGTAGAGAATAGATTTGGTAGACTTTTGGATTCAATTTAA